A stretch of Panthera tigris isolate Pti1 chromosome E2, P.tigris_Pti1_mat1.1, whole genome shotgun sequence DNA encodes these proteins:
- the KCNC3 gene encoding LOW QUALITY PROTEIN: potassium voltage-gated channel subfamily C member 3 (The sequence of the model RefSeq protein was modified relative to this genomic sequence to represent the inferred CDS: deleted 1 base in 1 codon) — MLSSVCVSSFRGRQGASKQQPAPPPQPPESPPPLPPPPSPPPLQQQQFAQPGSAASPAGPPAPRGPGGRRAEPCPGLPAAAMGRHGGGGGDSGKIVINVGGVRHETYRSTLRTLPGTRLAGLTEPEAAARFDYDPGADEFFFDRHPGVFAYVLNYYRTGKLHCPADVCGPLFEEELGFWGIDETDVEACCWMTYRQHRDAEEALDSFEAPDPAGAANAANAAGAHDAGLDDEAGAGGGGLDGAGGELKRLCFQDAGGGAGGPPGGAGGAGGTWWRRWQPRVWALFEDPYSSRAARYVAFASLFFILISITTFCLETHEGFIHISNKTVTQASPIPGAPPENITNVEVETEPFLTYVEGVCVVWFTFEFLMRITFCPDKVEFLKSSLNIIDCVAILPFYLEVGLSGLSSKAAKDVLGFLRVVRFVRILRIFKLTRHFVGLRVLGHTLRASTNEFLLLIIFLALGVLIFATMIYYAERIGADPDDILGSNHTYFKNIPIGFWWAVVTMTTLGYGDMYPKTWSGMLVGALCALAGVLTIAMPVPVIVNNFGMYYSLAMAKQKLPKKKNKHIPRPPQPGSPNYCKPDPPPPPPPHHPHHGSGGISPPPPITPPSVGVTVAGAYPAGPHTHPGLLRGGAGGLGIMGLPPLPAPGEPCPLAQEEVIEINRADPRPNGDPAAAALAHEDCPAIDQPAMSPEDKSPITPGSRGRYSRDRACFLLTDYAPSPDGSIRKATGAPPLPPQTGVSQAPQASCPTSTPTPQPGYPPSGRTPSPRALVTA, encoded by the exons AGCCGCCCGAGTCCCCGCCGCCGCTGCCCCCGCCGCCGTCACCGCCGCCGCTGCAGCAACAGCAGTTTGCGCAGCCCGGCTCCGCCGCGTCCCCGGCGGGCCCCCCGGCACCCCGCGGGCCCGGGGGCCGGCGCGCCGAGCCATGCCCCGGGCTGCCGGCGGCGGCCATGGGGCGGcacggcggcggcggtggcgacAGCGGCAAGATCGTGATCAACGTGGGCGGCGTGCGCCATGAGACGTACCGCTCGACGCTGCGCACCCTGCCGGGGACGCGGCTGGCCGGCCTGACGGAGCCGGAGGCGGCGGCGCGCTTCGACTACGATCCCGGCGCCGACGAGTTCTTCTTTGACCGGCACCCGGGAGTCTTCGCCTACGTGCTCAACTACTACCGCACAGGCAAGCTGCACTGTCCGGCCGACGTGTGCGGGCCTCTTTTCGAGGAGGAGCTCGGCTTCTGGGGCATCGACGAGACCGACGTGGAGGCCTGCTGCTGGATGACCTACCGGCAGCACCGCGACGCCGAAGAGGCGCTCGACTCCTTTGAGGCTCCGGACCCTGCGGGCGCAGCAAACGCCGCCAACGCCGCTGGCGCCCACGACGCGGGTCTGGACGACGaggcgggcgcgggcggcggcggcctgGACGGCGCGGGCGGCGAGCTCAAGCGCCTTTGCTTCCAGGACGCGGGCGGCGGCGCCGGGGGGCCGCCAGGGGGCGCGGGCGGCGCAGGCGGCACGTGGTGGCGCCGCTGGCAGCCCCGCGTGTGGGCGCTCTTCGAGGACCCCTACTCGTCGCGGGCCGCCAGG TATGTGGCCTTCGCCTCCCTCTTCTTCATTCTCATCTCCATAACCACCTTCTGCCTGGAGACCCACGAAGGCTTCATCCACATCAGCAACAAGACGGTGACGCAGGCCTCCCCCATCCCGGGGGCTCCCCCGGAGAACATCACCAACGTGGAGGTGGAGACGGAGCCCTTCCTGACGTACGTGGAGGGCGTGTGCGTGGTCTGGTTCACCTTCGAGTTCCTCATGCGCATCACCTTCTGCCCGGACAAGGTGGAATTTCTCAAGAGCAGCCTCAACATCATCGACTGCGTGGCCATCTTGCCCTTCTATCTCGAGGTGGGCCTCTCGGGCCTCAGCTCCAAGGCTGCCAAAGACGTGCTGGGCTTCCTGCGGGTCGTCCGCTTCGTCCGAATCCTGCGCATCTTCAAGCTCACGCGCCATTTTGTGGGGCTGCGCGTGCTGGGCCACACGCTCCGCGCCAGCACCAACGAGTTCCTGCTGCTCATCATCTTCCTGGCGCTGGGCGTGCTCATCTTCGCCACCATGATCTACTACGCGGAGCGCATCGGCGCCGACCCCGACGACATCCTGGGCTCCAACCACACCTACTTCAAGAACATCCCCATCGGCTTCTGGTGGGCCGTGGTCACCATGACGACCCTGGGCTACGGAGACATGTACCCCAAGACGTGGTCGGGGATGCTGGTCGGGGCACTGTGCGCCCTGGCGGGGGTGCTCACCATCGCCATGCCCGTGCCCGTCATCGTCAACAACTTTGGCATGTACTATTCGCTGGCCATGGCCAAACAGAAGCTGCCCAAGAAGAAGAACAAACACATCCCCCGGCCCCCGCAGCCCGGCTCCCCCAACTACTGCAAGCccgacccccctcccccgccgcccccgcacCACCCCCACCACGGCAGCGGCGGTATCAGCCCTCCGCCACCCATCACCCCGCCCTCCGTGGGGGTGACTGTGGCCGGGGCCTACCCGGCGGGCCCCCACACGCACCCCGGGCTGCTcagggggggcgcgggggggctCGGGATCATGGGGCTGCCTCCTCTGCCGGCCCCCGGGGAGCCTTGCCCGTTGGCTCAGGAGGAAGTAATTGAGATCAACCGCGCAG ATCCCCGCCCCAATGGGGACCCTGCAGCAGCTGCGCTTGCCCACGAGGACTGCCCAGCCATCGACCAGCCCGCCATGTCCCCGGAAGACAAGAGCCCCATCACCCCTGGCAGCCGTGGCCGCTATAGCCGGGACCGAGCCTGCTTCCTCCTCACCGACTACGCTCCTTCCCCTGATGGCTCCATCCGGAAAG ccaccggtgctcccccactg cccccccagACTGGCGTAAGCCAGGCCCCCCAAGCTTCTTGCCCGACCTCAACGCCAACGCCGCAGCCTGGATATCCCCCTAGCGGACGAACCCCTTCCCCCCGGG CTCTTGTCACCGCCTGA